Sequence from the bacterium genome:
TCCAGTGGGTCATGGTCACCCAGATTCACAATGCGCTCCTAGAGGTGAACGAGTACCTGGTTCTGGAGAAGGTCCTGGCAGAAAGCTACACGGTGTCGAAGGACGGCCTCCAGTACACATTCAAGCTCCGCAAGGGCGTCAAGTGGCACGACGGCTCGGAGTTCACAGTCGACGATGTGAAGTACACGTACGAGTACTACATGAATCCTGCCAACGCCGCCAACAAGGCGATCAACTTCGTCAACGTCGCAAAGGTCGAGATACCGGACAAGTATACTGCCGTCGTCAAGCTGAAGGAACCGTTCGCGCCGTTCCTCGTCAGCACGGCGACCGAGTTCATCCTGAACGCCAAATATCACGGCCGGATCGGCGAGAAGGCCTACAAGAGTCAACCGATGGGCACGGGACCGTTCAAGCTGAGGGAATGGCGGCCGGCCGAGTTCACGATCGTGGACGCCTTCGACCAACACTTCCGCGGGCGGCCCAACATCGACTCGTTCCGCCAGGACGTGGTGCCGGAGGCGTCCGTGCGCGCCATCGCGCTGCGCAGCGGCAGTTCCGACTCGGCGACGTGGCCCCTGCTGGCCGAGGACAATTTGCAATTCGAGGCCAACAACGGGTTCGTCGTCTTCCGGACGTCGAGCACAGGCGTGAATCATTTCCCGATCAACAACAAGCTCCCGCAGTTCTCCGACAAGCGCGTCCGGCAGGCGATGATGTACGCCATCGACCGGCAGCGGTTGATCGATGACGTGTTCAAGGGCACGGCCATTATCGCCCACTCCATCTATCCGCCCGCGATGCGCACCTGGTACGAACGCAGCGTCAAGACCTACCCGTACAACCAGACGCGGGCCCGGGCTCTGCTCGAGGAGGCTGGCTGGAAGATGGGGCCGGGCAACGTCCGCGCCAAGGACAACCAGCGGCTCTCCTTTACGTGCGCCGTCATCACGGGCGATCGGGCCCGCCGGCCGGAGGCGGAGATCGTCCAGCAGGACCTGGCCGGGGTCGGCATCGAGATGCGGATCGTCGAAAGGCCGGTGGCGACGATCCTGGCCCAGCTCCCGAAGGGTGAGCTCGACGCGTCGCTGTTCAACTGGACCTACAACACCAACGCCACCGAGCCCGACCCGCAGAGCACCCTCAAGTCGGGCGGGGTGCGCAACTTCGCCAGCTACAACAACCCGCGGATGGACGAGCTGCTGGCCCAGGGGCTGCGCGAGATCGACGTCAAGAAGCGGGCGAAGATCTACAGCGAGGTCCAGAAGATCTTCGTCGAGGACGTCCCCGTCCTGTACGTGATGTATTGGGATTGGTTCAACGTCTTCAACAAGCGGATCAAAGGGCTGCCGACCAAGCCAGAAACGGCGTTCGAGATCTACCGGAACGCATACAAGTGGTCGATTGAGTAGGTGAGGAGGCCGAGGCCCGGCCGATCGACGATTGCGGAGGGGACGGAAGGCTGCTGTCCCCTTCGCCGTCTCGAGGGAACCGCCATCGTGCTGGGGTCGCGCTAGGATGCAGCGCTACATCGCCGTCCGCCTCGCCCATGGGCTCGTGGTCATCCTGCTGGTGAGCGTGGGGACGTTCGTCATGCTCCACGTGATCCCCGGGGACCCTGTCTCCCTCATGATCGGTCAGGGGCGGACCAGCCAGGAACAGATCGATCTCATCCGCAAGAAGTGGGGGCTTGACCGGCCCCTGCCCGAGCAATACCTCACCTGGGTCGTCAACATGCTCCACGGCGACTTCGGCCAGTCGGTCGTGCGCAGCGGCATGCCGGTCAGGACGATGATCGCCGAGGCCGCGTCGGTCACGATTTCCCTCAACCTCATCGCATTTGGTATCGCGATCCTGATCGCCATTCCCGCGGGCCTCTTCGCCGCGGTCCGACGATATTCGGCCCTGGACTACGCCATCATGGTCGGCACGACGCTCGGCGTCGCTCTGCCCAACTTCTGGATCGGCCTGATGTTGATCGTGGCCTTCTCGCTCGTACTCCATTGGTTGCCGCCGTTTGGGCTGGGATCATGGCAGGGCTACGTTCTGCCCGTGACGGTCATCGTCGTCGGACAGCTGGCGCTCCTGGCGCGGCTGATGCGGAGTTCGACGCTGGACAGCCTGGGCGAAGATTTCGTGCGCACCGCCCGCGCCAAAGGCCTGCGCGAGAGCGGGGTCGTGATCCGTCACGTCGTGCGCAATGCCCTCCTCCCGATCGTCACGGTGGTCGGCTACCGGCTGGCGTTTATCCTCAGCGGCACCATCGTGATCGAAACCGTCTTCGCCATCCCCGGGCTCGGCAACCTATTCGTTGAGTCCGTGAACCGCGTCGATTATCAAGTGGTGCAGGCGATCGTGATGGT
This genomic interval carries:
- a CDS encoding ABC transporter permease, which translates into the protein MQRYIAVRLAHGLVVILLVSVGTFVMLHVIPGDPVSLMIGQGRTSQEQIDLIRKKWGLDRPLPEQYLTWVVNMLHGDFGQSVVRSGMPVRTMIAEAASVTISLNLIAFGIAILIAIPAGLFAAVRRYSALDYAIMVGTTLGVALPNFWIGLMLIVAFSLVLHWLPPFGLGSWQGYVLPVTVIVVGQLALLARLMRSSTLDSLGEDFVRTARAKGLRESGVVIRHVVRNALLPIVTVVGYRLAFILSGTIVIETVFAIPGLGNLFVESVNRVDYQVVQAIVMVLSVLVILGNLATDMVYGLIDPRIRIR
- a CDS encoding ABC transporter substrate-binding protein, whose protein sequence is QWVMVTQIHNALLEVNEYLVLEKVLAESYTVSKDGLQYTFKLRKGVKWHDGSEFTVDDVKYTYEYYMNPANAANKAINFVNVAKVEIPDKYTAVVKLKEPFAPFLVSTATEFILNAKYHGRIGEKAYKSQPMGTGPFKLREWRPAEFTIVDAFDQHFRGRPNIDSFRQDVVPEASVRAIALRSGSSDSATWPLLAEDNLQFEANNGFVVFRTSSTGVNHFPINNKLPQFSDKRVRQAMMYAIDRQRLIDDVFKGTAIIAHSIYPPAMRTWYERSVKTYPYNQTRARALLEEAGWKMGPGNVRAKDNQRLSFTCAVITGDRARRPEAEIVQQDLAGVGIEMRIVERPVATILAQLPKGELDASLFNWTYNTNATEPDPQSTLKSGGVRNFASYNNPRMDELLAQGLREIDVKKRAKIYSEVQKIFVEDVPVLYVMYWDWFNVFNKRIKGLPTKPETAFEIYRNAYKWSIE